A genomic region of Brienomyrus brachyistius isolate T26 chromosome 6, BBRACH_0.4, whole genome shotgun sequence contains the following coding sequences:
- the LOC125745386 gene encoding protein disulfide isomerase Creld1 — protein sequence MEAMWSSWPFHLAIVLCSVLSVVRVETAPCQTCRKLTENFIKGLERTANKNFGGGNTAWEEEKLAKYARSETRLLEIVESVCESSDFDCNRLLEQIEDQVETWWFKRQQEAPDLYEWLCIDELRLCCPEGRFGLECSECPRGPGGVCGGLGRCEGEGTRLGDGECVCDPGYAGELCQQCADGYYREKTSNHTVALCSACYRACKHCTGPEDYKCLDCKPGWTLHDHKCVDVDECGTELAKCPSNTYCFNTDGSYECRGCDQACVGCMGSGPARCKKCARGYRLVGPKCLDIDECSERAMACPGLNEACVNEEGSFRCDCADGFVRRDSICVENLPLSGPEKGLFEDMTDDEVLVLQQMFFGVVICALATLAAKGDMVFTAIFIGGVAAMAGYWLSEKGDRVLDGFLRGR from the exons ATGGAAGCCATGTGGTCTTCCTGGCCTTTCCACCTGGCGATAGTGCTGTGCTCCGTGCTCTCTGTGGTGCGTGTGGAGACGGCACCCTGCCAGACGTGCCGCAAACTCACAGAAAACTTCATTAAG GGCTTAGAGCGAACAGCCAATAAGAACTTTGGGGGCGGGAACACCGCTTGGGAGGAGGAGAAACTTGCTAAATATGCAAGGAG CGAGACACGGCTCTTGGAGATCGTGGAGTCGGTGTGTGAGAGCTCAGACTTCGATTGCAACAGGCTGCTGGAGCAGATCGAGGACCAGGTGGAGACGTGGTGGTTCAAGAG GCAGCAGGAGGCGCCTGACCTCTACGAATGGCTTTGCATTGATGAACTCCGATTGTGTTGTCCCGAAGGCAGGTTTGGCCTTGAATGCTCAG AGTGTCCCAGGGGTCCCGGAGGCGTGTGCGGGGGCTTGGGACGGTGTGAGGGCGAAGGAACTCGCTTAGGGGacggtgaatgtgtgtgtgacccGGGCTATGCTGGGGAGCTGTGTCAGCAGTGTGCCGACGGCTACTACAGGGAGAAGACCTCCAACCACACGGTGGCGCTCTGTTCAG CCTGCTACCGTGCTTGTAAACACTGCACTGGACCGGAGGACTACAAATGCCTGGACTGCAAGCCAGGCTGGACTCTCCACGACCACAAGTGTGTGG ACGTGGATGAATGTGGCACTGAACTGGCAAAATGTCCTTCCAACACGTACTGCTTCAACACGGACGGCTCCTATGAGTGCAGGG GCTGTGACCAGGCATGCGTGGGATGCATGGGCAGCGGACCAGCCCGCTGTAAGAAGTGTGCCCGTGGGTACAGGCTGGTGGGGCCCAAGTGTCTGG ACATCGACGAGTGCAGCGAGAGGGCAATGGCATGTCCAGGGCTGAACGAGGCCTGTGTCAACGAGGAGGGCTCCTTCCGCTGTGACTGTGCAGACGGGTTTGTGCGCAGGGACAGCATCTGCGTGGAGAACCTGCCTCTCT cggGACCTGAGAAGGGTCTTTTCGAGGACATGACGGACGACGAGGTGCTGGTGCTACAGCAGATGTTCTTTGGAGTGGTGATCTGTGCGCTGGCCACGCTGGCAGCCAAGGGCGACATGGTGTTTACCGCCATCTTCATCGGGGGAGTGGCTGCCATGGCCGGATACTGGCTCTCGGAGAAGGGCGACCGCGTGCTGGACGGATTCCTGCGGGGGCGCTAA
- the wu:fl23c11 gene encoding interleukin-17 receptor C isoform X1, whose translation MSRLVLRLCTLGCVLICSAAVLETTELDHRTHLTCSQDIRECTLKDGEQPGYGSGPVAILSLELKALLCCRHSRDCRPCVEIYLTVKGSNGEAEGSGGPSDKFGATVSNMGSGSNDSQPRFPSHLSVQSFVLCHTTPNSISVCKIIEFTLPPAALEDSDEPEMWLSLIVSNKLAFGSHLFVSAQAANKSIVLPSQQEVCSTAQKEIVKDCDVPTLHTVIDWTKEEVIVHLTNEDKNSSASLSMCLKYEDTGDCIYHKWDQKDNISIPFHSVTPCLCIQAWWMKTDALRVNSCPFSDLKEFFNNTWKNISLLVEPVQSNGGDTVLTWNLSTPCRVEAELWLCEKMVEGALQSCKEKKGSRVHLRKDQDSEWSVSSRGHLGKGEFNQIFPHPMLCVAAKIYRMSGELAIQCPFAAPRRNWSLLVLVTLLLICLVVFLASVLHGSFKGDANRGHMVLLFPPDTEPALPGLVYRLGSMLSAAGFSVSGDLWSRGELCTLGAVPWLHAQLENVQRRGGKAVLIVTRTAWELAESWPQDAGRTRPFSYPYPDVFVAALSCILADQLQGQAGRRFTLVQFDTLPPTAPANGHPFPELFQGLSLYSLPSQHLDFVMELVAPCGWAGSWLGRLQGRLWVWVLGLYKARGLHRHWLSRHFQGGTRSLQGTLWETAPLRPSPSA comes from the exons GACATACGCGAGTGCACACTGAAGG ACGGGGAGCAGCCTGGATATGGATCTGGCCCTGTAGCAATATTGTCGCTGGAGCTGAAAGCCTTGTTGTGCTGCCGTCACAGCCGGGACTGCAGACCCTGTGTAGAGATCTACCTTACCGTCAAAG GGTCCAATGGTGAAGCAGAGGGATCAGGGGGGCCCAGCGATAAGTTCGGCGCCACCGTGAGCAACATGGGAAGTGGGAGCAATGACAGTCAACCCAGATTTCCCTCCCACCTGTCAG ttcagTCCTTCGTACTGTGTCACACCACTCCGAACTCTATCAGTGTATGCAAGATAATAGAGTTCactctgccccctgctgccctgGAGGACTCTGATGAGCCTGAG ATGTGGCTGTCCCTGATCGTATCTAATAAATTGGCCTTCGGAAGCCATCTGTTTGTGTCCGCCCAGGCTGCGAACAAGAGCATCGTGTTGCCCTCTCAGCAAGAAG TCTGCTCCACAGCCCAGAAGGAAATTGTGAAAGATTGTGATG TTCCAACGCTGCACACTGTGATTGACTGGACGAAGGAAGAGGTCATAGTGCACCTGACCAATGAGGACAAAAACAGCTCGGCTTCACTGTCCATGTGTCTGAAATACGAAGATACAGGAGATTGCATATATCATAAATGG GATCAAAAGGATAATATTTCAATTCCGTTTCATTCTGTTACTCCATGTCTTTGTATTCAG GCATGGTGGATGAAAACGGATGCCTTGCGTGTCAATAGCTGTCCCTTCAGTGACCTCAAAG AGTTTTTCAACAACACCTGGAAAAATATCTCGCTGCTTGTGGAGCCTGTTCAAAGCAATGGGGGTGACACAGTGCTCACTTGGAATCTTAGCACCCCCTGCAGGGTGGAGGCTGAACTGTGGTTGTGTGAAAAGATGGTCGAAGGAGCTCTGCAAAGCTGTAAAGAGAAGAAGGGTTCTAGGGTGCATTTGAGGAAGGACCAGGACTCGGAATGGTCTGTCAGTTCCCGCGGGCATCTg GGAAAAGGGGAATTCAATCAAATTTTTCCCCATCCCATGCTCTGCGTAGCG GCGAAAATATACCGGATGAGCGGCGAGTTGGCCATCCAGTGTCCTTTTGCAG CCCCTAGGAGGAACTGGAGTCTACTGGTCCTTGTTACCTTACTCTTAATCTGCCTGGTCGTCTTTCTAGCCAGTGTGCTGCATGGCAGCTTCAAAG GAGATGCGAACCGGGGCCACATGGTGCTCCTGTTTCCCCCGGACACGGAGCCGGCCTTACCGGGCCTGGTGTACCGGCTGGGTTCCATGCTGTCGGCGGCAGGCTTCAGCGTGAGTGGGGACCTGTGGAGCCGAGGAGAACTGTGCACCCTGGGAGCCGTGCCCTGGCTGCACGCGCAGCTGGAGAACGTGCAGCGGAGGGGTGGAAAGGCTGTGCTCATTGTGACACGGACGGCCTGGGAGCTCGCTGAAAGCTGGCCGCAGGACGCAGGCAGGACTCGGCCCTTCTCCTACCCGTACCCAGACGTATTTGTGGCGGCGCTGAGCTGCATTCTGGCGGACCAGCTGCAGGGTCAGGCCGGCAGGCGTTTCACCCTGGTGCAGTTCGACACACTGCCCCCTACGGCCCCAGCGAATGGTCACCCTTTCCCCGAGCTTTTCCAAGGCCTGTCCCTGTACAGCCTACCCTCGCAGCACTTGGACTTCGTGATGGAGTTGGTGGCACCCTGTGGGTGGGCTGGCTCCTGGCTGGGAAGACTGCAGGGTAGGCTGTGGGTGTGGGTGCTGGGCCTCTACAAGGCCAGGGGTCTGCATAGGCACTGGCTTTCCAGGCACTTCCAGGGTGGCACCAGGTCATTACAGGGAACGCTGTGGGAGACAGCTCCCCTGCGCCCTAGCCCCAGTGCCTAA
- the mbd4 gene encoding methyl-CpG-binding domain protein 4 — protein MADSEQRTSINTACVDKFARDANCMESAECSTDTDCVEVTELSKDTTTEASKDNDCIMSVTNRVEITDHNINTPSLEMKEPSTDTDHVEMNEPSTDTDHVEMNEPSTDTDHVEMNEPRTDTDHVEMDEPSTDTDHVEMNEPSTDTDRVNFQNNGSWCVGTCQCPTMPEGWLKVLKERKAGKTAGKIDVYLISPQGQKFRSKAALRAFLQKSKDPYLKIEDFDFTLHGNSPVTSSGSRRERSLKRLKDTSEISAQVSPALPVDKEKCSSGEVQSKGSRSRSGGRCSGRKHLNLTPEKPQLTGCSMGNAGEAEKSNSERGHLFVETPELPVDTCIQKKTRLKEKLFRLTCSSQQKDDACAEAQSHRSELSPSPDRAVSTGDVHPEFVSGPDMQTEAESASGLLHEKLLSTPMATRGSLTPKKLPESCPGLKTVTDRKRSPYFSRKSIRDAPTPPRRKAFKKWTPPRSPFCLVQETLFHDPWKLLIATIFLNRTSGKMAIPMLWQFFERYPSPEVTRASDWKPLAELLQPLGLNELRAKSIIRFSDDYLNKQWHYPIELHGIGKYGNDSYRIFCVEEWKQVQPQDHKLNKYHAWLWENHEKLGI, from the exons ATGGCAGACAGTGAGCAGAGGACCAGCATCAACACAGCTTGTGTAGACAAATTTGCCAGAGATGCAAACTGTATGGAAAGTGCCGAGTGTAGTACAGACACAGACTGTGTGGAAGTTACTGAGCTTAGTAAAGACACTACTACTGAGGCCAGTAAAGATAATGACTGTATCATGTCTGTTACAAACCGCGTAGAAATTACTGACCACAATATAAACACGCCTTCTTTGGAAATGAAAGAGCCCAGTACAGACACAGATCATGTGGAAATGAATGAGCCCAGTACAGACACAGATCATGTGGAAATGAATGAGCCCAGTACAGACACAGATCATGTGGAAATGAATGAGCCCAGGACAGACACAGATCATGTGGAAATGGATGAGCCCAGTACAGACACAGACCATGTGGAAATGAATGAGCCCAGTACAGACACAGACCGTGTGAATTTCCAAAATAATGGAAGCTGGTGTGTTGGAACTTGCCAGTGTCCTACAATGCCAGAGGGCTGGCTGAAGGTACTCAAAGAAAGGAAAGCTGGGAAGACAGCAGGAAAAATTGATGTTTATCTAATAAG TCCCCAGGGGCAGAAGTTCAGGTCAAAGGCAGCACTCAGAGCTTTTCTGCAAAAGAGCAAAGATCCATATCTTAAAATAGAAGATTTTGACTTCACTCTGCATGGGAATAGTCCGGTGACATCCAGCGGTTCGAGAAGGGAAAGGAGTCTGAAGCGTTTAAAGGATACGTCTGAAATCTCCGCCCAGGTGTCTCCGGCATTGCCTGTGGACAAGGAGAAATGTTCTAGTGGAGAAGTCCAATCCAAGGGCAGCAGGTCCAGATCAGGAGGTAGATGCAGTGGCAGGAAACATTTAAATCTAACACCCGAGAAGCCACAGCTGACAGGCTGCAGCATGGGGAATGCAGGAGAAGCTGAGAAAAGCAACAGCGAAAGAGGGCATCTCTTCGTGGAGACGCCTGAGCTGCCCGTGGACACCTGCATACAGAAAAAGACTCGGCTGAAGGAGAAGCTGTTTAGGCTGACATGCTCCAGCCAGCAGAAGGACGATGCGTGTGCGGAAGCTCAGAGCCATCGTTCAGAACTGAGCCCTTCCCCAGATCGTGCAGTTTCAACCGGCGATGTACATCCTGAGTTTGTTAGCGGCCCTGACATGCAAACAGAGGCTGAATCTGCATCAGGATTGTTGCATGAAAAGTTGCTGTCAACCCCTatggccaccagggggagcttAACACCAAAGAAGCTACCCGAGAGCT gtCCTGGATTAAagactgtgacagaccgaaAGAGAAGTCCCTACTTTAGCAGAAAGTCCATTAGAGATG CACCGACCCCCCCCAGGCGCAAAGCCTTTAAGAAGTGGACCCCACCTCGATCCCCTTTCTGCCTCGTGCAGGAGACTCTCTTCCATGACCCCTGGAAGCTCCTGATTGCCACCATTTTTCTCAACAGGACAAGCG GTAAGATGGCCATCCCGATGCTTTGGCAGTTTTTTGAGCGTTATCCTTCCCCTGAAGTGACCCGTGCAAGTGACTGGAAGCCCTTGGCAGAGCTGCTCCAACCTTTAGGCTTGAATGAACTAAGAGCTAAGAGCATCATCAGGTTTTCTG ATGACTACTTAAACAAACAGTGGCATTATCCCATCGAGCTGCATGGCATTGGGAAGTACGGCAATGACTCCTACAGGATCTTCTGTGTTGAGGAGTGGAAGCAG GTCCAACCTCAAGATCACAAACTGAACAAGTACCACGCGTGGCTGTGGGAGAACCATGAAAAGCTGGGAATTTGA
- the wu:fl23c11 gene encoding interleukin-17 receptor C isoform X2: MGSGSNDSQPRFPSHLSVQSFVLCHTTPNSISVCKIIEFTLPPAALEDSDEPEMWLSLIVSNKLAFGSHLFVSAQAANKSIVLPSQQEVCSTAQKEIVKDCDVPTLHTVIDWTKEEVIVHLTNEDKNSSASLSMCLKYEDTGDCIYHKWDQKDNISIPFHSVTPCLCIQAWWMKTDALRVNSCPFSDLKEFFNNTWKNISLLVEPVQSNGGDTVLTWNLSTPCRVEAELWLCEKMVEGALQSCKEKKGSRVHLRKDQDSEWSVSSRGHLGKGEFNQIFPHPMLCVAAKIYRMSGELAIQCPFAAPRRNWSLLVLVTLLLICLVVFLASVLHGSFKGDANRGHMVLLFPPDTEPALPGLVYRLGSMLSAAGFSVSGDLWSRGELCTLGAVPWLHAQLENVQRRGGKAVLIVTRTAWELAESWPQDAGRTRPFSYPYPDVFVAALSCILADQLQGQAGRRFTLVQFDTLPPTAPANGHPFPELFQGLSLYSLPSQHLDFVMELVAPCGWAGSWLGRLQGRLWVWVLGLYKARGLHRHWLSRHFQGGTRSLQGTLWETAPLRPSPSA, encoded by the exons ATGGGAAGTGGGAGCAATGACAGTCAACCCAGATTTCCCTCCCACCTGTCAG ttcagTCCTTCGTACTGTGTCACACCACTCCGAACTCTATCAGTGTATGCAAGATAATAGAGTTCactctgccccctgctgccctgGAGGACTCTGATGAGCCTGAG ATGTGGCTGTCCCTGATCGTATCTAATAAATTGGCCTTCGGAAGCCATCTGTTTGTGTCCGCCCAGGCTGCGAACAAGAGCATCGTGTTGCCCTCTCAGCAAGAAG TCTGCTCCACAGCCCAGAAGGAAATTGTGAAAGATTGTGATG TTCCAACGCTGCACACTGTGATTGACTGGACGAAGGAAGAGGTCATAGTGCACCTGACCAATGAGGACAAAAACAGCTCGGCTTCACTGTCCATGTGTCTGAAATACGAAGATACAGGAGATTGCATATATCATAAATGG GATCAAAAGGATAATATTTCAATTCCGTTTCATTCTGTTACTCCATGTCTTTGTATTCAG GCATGGTGGATGAAAACGGATGCCTTGCGTGTCAATAGCTGTCCCTTCAGTGACCTCAAAG AGTTTTTCAACAACACCTGGAAAAATATCTCGCTGCTTGTGGAGCCTGTTCAAAGCAATGGGGGTGACACAGTGCTCACTTGGAATCTTAGCACCCCCTGCAGGGTGGAGGCTGAACTGTGGTTGTGTGAAAAGATGGTCGAAGGAGCTCTGCAAAGCTGTAAAGAGAAGAAGGGTTCTAGGGTGCATTTGAGGAAGGACCAGGACTCGGAATGGTCTGTCAGTTCCCGCGGGCATCTg GGAAAAGGGGAATTCAATCAAATTTTTCCCCATCCCATGCTCTGCGTAGCG GCGAAAATATACCGGATGAGCGGCGAGTTGGCCATCCAGTGTCCTTTTGCAG CCCCTAGGAGGAACTGGAGTCTACTGGTCCTTGTTACCTTACTCTTAATCTGCCTGGTCGTCTTTCTAGCCAGTGTGCTGCATGGCAGCTTCAAAG GAGATGCGAACCGGGGCCACATGGTGCTCCTGTTTCCCCCGGACACGGAGCCGGCCTTACCGGGCCTGGTGTACCGGCTGGGTTCCATGCTGTCGGCGGCAGGCTTCAGCGTGAGTGGGGACCTGTGGAGCCGAGGAGAACTGTGCACCCTGGGAGCCGTGCCCTGGCTGCACGCGCAGCTGGAGAACGTGCAGCGGAGGGGTGGAAAGGCTGTGCTCATTGTGACACGGACGGCCTGGGAGCTCGCTGAAAGCTGGCCGCAGGACGCAGGCAGGACTCGGCCCTTCTCCTACCCGTACCCAGACGTATTTGTGGCGGCGCTGAGCTGCATTCTGGCGGACCAGCTGCAGGGTCAGGCCGGCAGGCGTTTCACCCTGGTGCAGTTCGACACACTGCCCCCTACGGCCCCAGCGAATGGTCACCCTTTCCCCGAGCTTTTCCAAGGCCTGTCCCTGTACAGCCTACCCTCGCAGCACTTGGACTTCGTGATGGAGTTGGTGGCACCCTGTGGGTGGGCTGGCTCCTGGCTGGGAAGACTGCAGGGTAGGCTGTGGGTGTGGGTGCTGGGCCTCTACAAGGCCAGGGGTCTGCATAGGCACTGGCTTTCCAGGCACTTCCAGGGTGGCACCAGGTCATTACAGGGAACGCTGTGGGAGACAGCTCCCCTGCGCCCTAGCCCCAGTGCCTAA